CGCCGGCTCACCGGTGCGGCTTCCGGGCCTGCCGTCAGGCCCGCTGCCTCGCCCCCTCAGGCCCGCCGCTTCGCCGTCGCGTGGGCGAACTCCGTGACGAACGCGTCCTCGAAGAGCGGCAGGTCGCCCGGTTTGCGGCTGGTGACGAGGAAGCCGGGGCCGTCCTGGCAGACGTGGACCGCCTCGTCCACCCAGTGGGCACCGGCGTTGACCAGGTCGGTGCGCAGGCTGGGCCAGGAGGTGAGGGTGCGGCCGCGGACGGCGTCGGCCTCGATCAGGGTCCACGGGGCGTGGCAGATCGCCGCGGTCGGGCGGCCGGCGGCGCAGTGGGCGTGCACGAAGGCGACGGCGGCCCGGTCCAGGCGCAGGTGGTCGGGGTTGGCGACGCCGCCGGGCAGCACCAGGCCGTCGTAGTCGGCCGGGTCCGCCTCGGCGACCAGGGCGTCCACGGCGAAGGTGTCGGCCTGGGCGCGGTGCCGGACGGCCTGGACCCGCCCCGGCGCGGTGGACAGCAGGCGCGGGGTGCCGCCGGCCTCGGCGACCGCCTGCCAGGGGGAGGTCAGTTCGACCTGCTCGACGCCGTACGGCGCGACCAGGAAGGCGATCGTGCGGCCGGTGAGCGTGGTGGACGACCAGCCCATGGCTCAGTACCTCGGTGATTCGGTGGTTCGACGGCGAGTTTCGACGGCGCCCCGGGCCGGGCTCAGCGCGGACCGGGCGCGGCCAGGTCGACGGCGGCGGGCGGGGCTGAGCTGAGCCTGGCCCGCGGGCAGTCGAGGTGGACGGCCAGCATCAGGTGGTCGACGCGGGCGACCAGGCCGACCGGGACGAGCACCCGGGTGCCCGGCACCCAGGGCTCGGCTTCGACCAACAGATGGTCCCCGGTGTCCTGTTCGACCCGCCCGACCGGGCCGTCGGTGGCCAGCACCTCGTACCCGAACAGGCCCAAGTCGGCGGCGGGATGGGCGCCCGGGCGGTACTCCCACAGGTCGGTGCTCATGCGCTCACGCCTCCGGTCGATCCCAGGGCCGCCGTTCGCGGCGCTCGCGGCTCTCCTCGGGCCGGACGGTGCCGCTCCGGCCCTCGCGGGCGGCGCTGCGGCGGCGCAACAGCTCCGAGGCGGCGACCGCGGCCGCCACCGAGGCCGCCCAGACCACCCCGAGCGCGGTCAGCACGGCCGTGGTCGGGGTCCGTACGCCCACGCCGAGGCAGATCGCCGTCATCACGAGGGCGGTCAGCGCGACCCCCGCCGAGATCCGGCGCCCGACCGCGCGGAGCGCGCCCCGGACCCGGCCGGGCCGCTTGGCGCCCATCGTGCTCAATTTCCGGTCGAGCCGTGTGTCCTGGCGCAGATCGGACTCGATCTCTTCGAGGAGCCGCCGCTCCCATCCGCTCAAAGCGGGTCCGTCCATCTCGGTCACCTCCGACACTTCCGGTGACGTGCTCACACCCGGGCGGTTGCCCGGTACGGAGTGGCGCTAACCGCTCCCGGCGCCGCCCGCTCCCGCGCCCACGGGTCCGAAGGCCCGGGGGCGGGCGAGCAGGCTGTCGTCCAGGACGCGCAGCAGGCCGGCGGCGTCGCGGTGGACCTCGGCCGCACCCGCCGCCAGCAGCTCCGGACCGGCGTCCCCGCCGGCCTCCAGGGCGACGCACGGCACCCCGACCCGCCGCGCCGCCCGCACCTCGCGCACACTGCAGGCGACGGCCACGGCGTGCGAGGGGACGCCGTCCACCAGCTCCAGCGCGGCCCGCACCGGGTCGCCCCCGGGTTCGGCCACGGTCAGCGCCGGCACCCCGACGGGCCCGGGCCCGGTCAGCACCACCGTCCAGCCCCGGGCGGCGCACTCGCGCAGCAGCTCGGCACCGCCGGGAAGCCCGGGCCGCCAGTCGCTGCCGAAGAGTGCCGCCGAGATCACCGTCATGGCCACCGTTTCCCGTCCGTACCGGCCGAGCACCGTACGCGCCCTTCCAGGTTAGGCCGCTCCCCCGCCCCGCGCGCTGCCTGCCGACGGCGGGCGCCCGGGCAGCGACGACGCCCTACCCGGTCGGCACGCCGGTCACGCGTCGGTCGGCACCCCCGCGTTGGCCAGGACCTCGCGGGCGGGCAGCGCGACGCTCGCGGCGGCGGTCAGGCCGGTGGCGGCGAGGTGGGCGTCCGCGATCCGCAGGCCGGCCGCGTACCCGGCGGCGTGCGGCAGGCCCACCGGCTCGCAGCCCATCAGCCGCGCGGTCGGGTCGCCGTAGACGTACGGGGGCAGGTTCTGCATCCCGGAGACGTCGATCCCGGCGGTGACCTTCCGGTAGGCGTGGTCCAGCTCGGCCCCGGTCAGCGAGGTGGCCCACGGGCCCAGGGCCTGTTCCCCGGCCAGTTCCCGCACGAAGGCCTCGGCCAGTCCCTCGGCGACGACCTGCTCGCCGACGGTGACGGTCGCCGGGTTCCAGGTCACGTTGGCGTAGCGGACGTTGTGGTGGAGCTCGTGGGCGGCGGCGTGGCCGATCTTGGCCAGGGCGGTCTCGGTGGGCCACATCAGCAGTTGGATCGCGCCGGGGAAGCCGCCCATGCCGAAGTAGCCGCCGTTGCGGACGACCAGGTGCTCGTCGTCCGGGTCGCCGAGCACCAGCACGACGTGCACGGTATCGGCGTGCGCGACGCCGGGCACCGCGCCGTCGATCCGCTCCCACGCGGCTTCGAGCGACTGCTCGACCCGCTGCCAGACGGCCGCCTCCTGCATCTGCCGCACGGCGGGCAGGTACCGCTCGTCCTCGCGGTCGAGCCGGAAGCCGCTGCCCATCCGGTGCATCGCCACCAGGTCGGCCTGGCCCAGCACCGCGGACAGCACGCCCTCCAGGGGGCGGTACAACTCCCTGAGGGCGTCGGTCCGTTCGGCTACGGGGCGGCTGAGCAGGTCGAGCATCGCGCTCGCCGTGTCATGAACGATGATCTTCATGACCAGGACGCTAGGGCCTTCCGTTGCGTGAGGGTCAACCCCGGCGGGGGTCAACCCCGGTGAGGTCACCCCGGTGAGTGTCGGTGAAGGGGTCGGTGGCCAGGCGGGCGTGCAGGTGCTCGTCCGCGTACTCTCCCCCGGCGCGCCGGTAGGAGGCCCGCAGGGTGCCCTCGTACGGGAAGCCGGCGCGGACGGCGACCCGGCAGGAGGCGCCGTTGTCGACGAAGTGGTAGAGCTCGATGCGGCGGGCGCCGGCGGCTTCGACGGCCCAGCGGGTGACGGCGGTGGTAGCGCGGGTGGCGAGGCCGCGGCCGCGGGCGGCGGCGAGCAGCCAGTAGCCGACCATGACGACTCCGTTGCCCGGGTCGGTCCACTCCAGGTAGGCGTTGCCGAGCAGGGTGGCGTCGGCCGCGTCGGTGATCGCGAAGGCGGCCGAGCTGCCGTCGGCCCAGCGGGCGTCGCAGCGGTCCAGGTAGGCCTCGGCGGCGGCCGGATCGGCGGTGTGCAGCGGGTTCCAGTGGGCGATCTCGGGGTCGGCCGCCGCGGCGACGAGCGCGGGGACGGTGCCGCCGGCGAGGTCGAGGGCGCGGCCCCAGGGGCTCAGCCGGACGTCGCCGAGGTCGAGGACGGTGGGACGGAAGACGCGCCGGTCGGCGGGCGTCGCGGCGGGGTCGCTGGTGGTCACCCGGCCTTCCTATCCCCCGCCCTCCCACGGCTGCCAGCGAATAACGCGAACGATCCGGTACCCGGCCGGGCGGGCCGGGCACCGGAGGCCGCCACCGGGGCCTGTCGTCGAGCGGCGGCGGGGGTCAGATCCGGGCCAGGTACCCGTTGTCCACCAGCCAGAGGACGTTCAGCTTGGCCGGGCCGCCGGGCACCAGGGCCGCGTCGAGCTGGTACTGCAGGCCCCAGCCGGGCTGGTTGAACCACGGCGCGATCGGGCCGGCGTGCACCGTGAACGCCTTGACCACCTTGTAGTCGTGGTAGTTGCAGCCGGCCGGCGGGTTGCCGTCCAGGCTCTGCGGCGGGATGGCGCGGCTGGCGTACGGCAGGCCCTCGGGGGCGAGGAAGGCGCCGTACTCGCTGCCGTAGCGGTCGATGTTCTGGTTCGGGTAGAGCGTGAGGTCGAACTCGATCGGGCTGCCGTCCGGCAGGGTGACGTAGCCGTCGGACGGCGGGTAGATCCAGCCGCCCTTGCCGCCATTGGCGGCCGGATCGTAGTACTTCGCGAGGAAGTCCTGGTCGCTCGCG
The genomic region above belongs to Streptomyces sp. 1331.2 and contains:
- a CDS encoding PRC domain containing protein, yielding MSTDLWEYRPGAHPAADLGLFGYEVLATDGPVGRVEQDTGDHLLVEAEPWVPGTRVLVPVGLVARVDHLMLAVHLDCPRARLSSAPPAAVDLAAPGPR
- a CDS encoding TNT domain-containing protein, with the translated sequence MRLRLRLLAAPLVAAAAVLAPSLPAAAAAPATTAAQAATPSDQCSAAFHDGDARLGPQDLPTTGPVGRQLLGYQRTGGASDQDFLAKYYDPAANGGKGGWIYPPSDGYVTLPDGSPIEFDLTLYPNQNIDRYGSEYGAFLAPEGLPYASRAIPPQSLDGNPPAGCNYHDYKVVKAFTVHAGPIAPWFNQPGWGLQYQLDAALVPGGPAKLNVLWLVDNGYLARI
- a CDS encoding DUF2268 domain-containing protein: MKIIVHDTASAMLDLLSRPVAERTDALRELYRPLEGVLSAVLGQADLVAMHRMGSGFRLDREDERYLPAVRQMQEAAVWQRVEQSLEAAWERIDGAVPGVAHADTVHVVLVLGDPDDEHLVVRNGGYFGMGGFPGAIQLLMWPTETALAKIGHAAAHELHHNVRYANVTWNPATVTVGEQVVAEGLAEAFVRELAGEQALGPWATSLTGAELDHAYRKVTAGIDVSGMQNLPPYVYGDPTARLMGCEPVGLPHAAGYAAGLRIADAHLAATGLTAAASVALPAREVLANAGVPTDA
- a CDS encoding GNAT family N-acetyltransferase encodes the protein MTTSDPAATPADRRVFRPTVLDLGDVRLSPWGRALDLAGGTVPALVAAAADPEIAHWNPLHTADPAAAEAYLDRCDARWADGSSAAFAITDAADATLLGNAYLEWTDPGNGVVMVGYWLLAAARGRGLATRATTAVTRWAVEAAGARRIELYHFVDNGASCRVAVRAGFPYEGTLRASYRRAGGEYADEHLHARLATDPFTDTHRGDLTGVDPRRG
- a CDS encoding DUF3040 domain-containing protein, whose amino-acid sequence is MDGPALSGWERRLLEEIESDLRQDTRLDRKLSTMGAKRPGRVRGALRAVGRRISAGVALTALVMTAICLGVGVRTPTTAVLTALGVVWAASVAAAVAASELLRRRSAAREGRSGTVRPEESRERRERRPWDRPEA
- a CDS encoding type 1 glutamine amidotransferase domain-containing protein, with protein sequence MGWSSTTLTGRTIAFLVAPYGVEQVELTSPWQAVAEAGGTPRLLSTAPGRVQAVRHRAQADTFAVDALVAEADPADYDGLVLPGGVANPDHLRLDRAAVAFVHAHCAAGRPTAAICHAPWTLIEADAVRGRTLTSWPSLRTDLVNAGAHWVDEAVHVCQDGPGFLVTSRKPGDLPLFEDAFVTEFAHATAKRRA